The nucleotide sequence GCTCTACCTCGTGTGGTCGATGGTGAAGGTCGCGCACGAATTCGGCCACGGTATGATGACGAAACGGTTTGGCGGCGAAGTGCGTTCGTGCGGCGTGATGTTGCTGGTGTTCACCCCCGTGCCGTTTGTCGATGCGAGTGCGGCGTGGGCGTTTCGCGCGCGGTGGCAGCGGCTGCTGGTGGGCGCGGGCGGCATGATTTTCGAACTCTTCATCGCCGCGATAGCCGCGATGGTTTGGGCGCAGAGCGACGGGGAGGGCACGGTGGCGCGGGTCGCTTACAACGTGGTGTTTCTGGCGTCGGTTTCGACGCTGTTGTTCAACGCCAATCCGTTGCTGCGGTTCGATGGTTACTACATTTTGGCCGATTGGGTGGGCGTGCCGAATTTGCAGCGTCAGGCGTCGCAGCAATGGAACCGGTGGTTCGAGCGATGGGGGTTGGGTTTGGATGGACCGTCGCCCCTCGCGCGAACCCGTGCCGGGGCGGCAGGGTTGGGAGCCTTCGGGGCGGCGTGTGCGGGGTATCGCGTGTTTGTATTGTTGGTGATCTGCGCGTTCATCGCCGGACAACTCTTCGAAGTCGGATTCGTTTTTGCACTGGTGGGTCTGGTGCTGTGGCTGGGCGGTCCCCTGCTGAAGTTCTTCAACTATCTGCTGTCGGCTCCGCGCACTCAGCGAGCGAGGAAGCGCGCGGTGGGCTGGGCGATCGCGTTGCCCGTCGTGGTCCTGGGTATCCTGAGTTTCGTGCCGATGCCACATGCCGTGCGGGCGCCCGGCGTGGTGACCGGGGCGCGGGTGAGTGAAGTGCATGCGGATGTGAGTGGGCGACTCGATGCGTTGCTCGTGGCCTCCGGTGAATACGTGGAGACCGGTGCGGTGCTGGTCACATTGCGGAACCCGGAGTTGACCGATCTGCGCGAGGAACTGGAAGCGGTGCAGCGGGAAGTTATGGCCCGGCGGGCGCTGGCGTGGGATCGTATGCCCGCCGTGCTCGAACCACTGGACCAGCGACTGCGCAGCATCGAGGCCCAGTTGCGGGAGATTGATCAGCAACTCGCCGCGCTGGCGGTGCGCGCCCCGCAGTCGGGACGTTGGTCGGCTCCTGGCATGGAGTGGCGAGTCGGTTCGCACGTGCCGCGAGGCACGCTGCTCGGGCGCGTGAGTTCCCGCGATGACATGGTGTTTGATGCCGTGGTGGCGCAGCGGGATGTCGATCGCCTCACGCGTAGTCAAACGCAGCAAGCGGAGCTGCGATTGCGAGGCGCGGCGGATACAGTGATCGAAACCGGTCCGGGTGAACTGCGACCGGCCGAAAGCCGACGACTGCCCTCGGCCGCGCTGGGTTGGCGGGCCGGCGGCACGGTGAGAATCGATCCCGACGACCCGGACGGACTGCTCGCGGCCGAACCTTTTTTCCGATTGCGGGTCGCGCTTCCCGCCGACGCCAACACGGAGCTGCTCATGCGCACGGGCGTGCTCCGAGTGGGACTCGATTGGCAACCGTGGGGTGTGCAGGGGTGGCGAAGACTGCGGCAGTTTGTGCAGGAGCGTTATGGCCGGTGAGTTTCAACTACCCCGACTGCGGCCGTCGCGACCGGTGCCAAAAGGACTGGAGGCCGGACTGGAGTATGTCGCGGGTTGGTGGATACGACGACGGGCCCAGCGCATTGATCTGGTCGGCGAGGCGGCGAAGATTGGCGAGCGGATCGACACCTTCGAAGGCCGGCGCAACGAGCACCTGGCGGATGCCCTGCGTCAGGCGCGGGCGGAGTGGAGTCTGGGCCGCACGCGAACACCGGAAGCCCGGCAACGGGCGCTGGCCGTGGTGGGCGCGGTGGCATCGCGCGAGCTGGGTTTAATCCCGCATCGCGAGCAGATCATGGGCGCGCTGGGGTTGGAGCGCGGGTGGTTGATCGAGATGGCGACGGGTGAGGGCAAGACCCTCACGTTGGCAATGGCCGCGGTGCTGGCGGCCTGGCGGGGGCACGCGTGTCATATTCTGACGGCCAATGACTATCTGGCCGGTCGAGATGCGCGGGCGCTGTTTCGTTTTTACGACCGCTGCGGAGTCGCGGTGGCGGCGGTGACGGGAGAGCATTCCCCGGTCGAGCGACGAGCGCGCTATCAAGCGGGAGTGGTTTACACGACGAGTCGCGAGATCGTGGGTGATTTTCTCCGCGATCGACTGCGATTGGGACGCCGGGTTTCGACGGAACAATGGCGACCGTGGGTGAAGCGGCGCGGCGGAGAGCACCCGGTGGTGGTGTTGCCGCGACTACACACGATGTTGGTCGATGAGGCGGACCAGGTGTTGATCGATGAAGCCGTCACGCCGTTGATTTTGAGTGCCCAGCGCGAGAACGACCAATTGGCGACGTTGTGCAGAGAGGCGCTGGCGGAAGCGCGCGAACTGGTGAAAGGCGGGGACTTCACGATCAATGTGGCGCGGCGGGAAACCCGGATCGATCAAACCGTGACGGTCGGAAGGGCGGCCGAAGGTCGCCACGCGTTGCTGCGGGTGCCGCGGTGGCGCGAGGAGTGGTTGGGCAAGGCCTTGCTGGCGTTGGAGACGTATGTGGCAGGCAAGCACTACGTGGTGCAGGAAAACAAGATCGTGTTGATCGACGAATCGACCGGACGCTCGATGCCTGATCGCAATCTCGGGGAGGGCATGCATGCATTGCTCGAAGCCAAGGAAGGCGTGCCGGTGTCGGCTCCCACCGAGACCATGGCGAGTCTCAGTTTTCAGCGTTTCTTTCGCCAGATCCCGCGGCTCGCGGGGGTTACGGGCACTGCCATGGATGCAGCGGCGGAGTTCTGGCGACTGTATCGCTTGGCCGTGGTCACGATTCCCACGCACCGCCCGGTCAACCGCCGCGTGATGGCGGAGCGGGGCTTCGGGAGTGAGGCGGAGAAATGGCGCTTTGTGGCCGCCACCGCGCGGAACTGTCGGGAGCGCGGGCAGGCCGTGCTCATCGGCACCCGCACGGTGGCGGCCAGTGAAGCCGTCGCGGATGAGATGCGCGCCGCTGGCGTGCCGTTTACGCTGCTCAATGCGGTGCGTAATGCTGACGAAGCCAGTATTGTGGCGGCGGCCGGTAGCACCGGGCAGATCACCATTGCCACCAACATGGCGGGGCGGGGCACCGACATTGTGCCCAGTGATGATGTGCTGGCAGTCGGAGGCCTGCGGGTGATCGCCACCGAACGACATGGGTCGCAGCGAGTGGATCGTCAGTTGTTCGGACGTTGCGCTCGCCAAGGGCAGCCGGGGATCGTGGAGCCGTTGGCCAGCTGGGATGACGAAGTGTTGCGTCACCACTTGCCGACTTGGTGGCAGCGGTGGGGCACGCGGTGGGCGGGCAACGGATGGGCGCTCCGTTTGAGTTTGCGCGTGGCCCAGTGGCGGGCCGGGCGGCGCGATGTCTCACGCCGGGTAGGCGTGTTGCGGCACGACCAGTGGCTCGATCAGAACCTCAGCATGGGAGCTCCGTCCCAGGGCGGAGCGAAACCGAAACCCGGTGGACGGGTGGTTCCGGCGTAGGTTTTACACAAATCGGCTTTGTTTCCATTTGTCCCTTATCCTCTGGCCCGGAAGAGGTCCGACGAATTAAAGTCGGTCCATGTCTGACTCCGACCCCATCATCGAACTCGAACCGAAGACGCCGTTTTCGTGGCGGGTCGTGGCCGGGTTTGTCGGATCATGGTTGTTGGCCCTCGTCGCCGCCTTGATGATGAAAAGCGCCATGGTGCGAATGCTTCTACCGCTGATTGCGACGCTTTTTGTCGTCTATGTCGGCGCGTGCACGCTCATCTATCTCAAAAATCGCAAATAGTCCGTCCTTCCAGCTTATGAAACAAACCCTCTCTCTCGTGGTCACCGGCGTCATCGTCGTGGTGCTGCTGCTCGCCAGTATATTTATCGTCGATATCGAAACCGTCCAAGGTAACGAAATCGGGGTGAAGGAAACCTGGTCGGGTGGTGTGTTGACCGACCCGCTCCAGCCCAAGACGTATGTGCTCTTCCCGGGCTTCACCCAAAAGGTGTTCAAGTATGACCTCTCCTCGCAGGTCTTCGTCATGAACGACCAAGCCAACGATACCTACGGCGAAGGGCGTCGCCGCGACAGCTACCTCGTCCAATCCTCGGAGGGTCAGGACATGCGCATTTCGCTGAACATTCGGTGGCGGCGTGATCCCGCGCACATCGTTGATTTGCACAAGACCGTCCGGGAAAACGTGGAAGAGAAAATCCTCCGTCCCGAGCTCATGCGCGTGGTGAAGGACCAGGCAACGACGCGTTCCGCCCTCGATGCCTATTCCGGGGCTGGTCTCGTAACGTTGCAGAGCGATATTTCCGAAGCGCTCATGTCGCCGGAGGCCGAGCTGCGTAAGCGTGGCGTGATCGTGGAAAACTTTGTGATCGAGCACATCGGTCTCGATCCATCCTACGTCGAGCAGATCAAGGCGCGTCAGGTCGCGGTGCAGTCGCGCTTGCGGGCCATCGAAGAAACCAAGGCCGCCGAAGCCATGGCCGAGCAGGCGAAGGCCGAAGCCCAAGCCGCCTACGAGCGCGCCGTGGTGGATGCCCAACGTGACAAAGACGTCGGCGTGCTCGAGGCCGAAAAGAAGGCGCAGCAACAAGTCCTCGATGCCGGCGCCGCCGCCCAACGCGTCGAACTCGCCGCCCAAGCTGACAAGAACCGCAACGTGCTCGCCGCCCAAGGTGAACAGGAAGCCGCACTCCTCCGCGCCCAAGCCATCAAGGCGTTGGGTGAGGCTGAAGCCGAGGCCACCCGCCTCAAGCTCAGCGCTTACTCCGCCGAAGGTTCGGAAGCGTTCGTGCGCATCGAAGTCGCGAAATCCATGTCCACCGCCTTCGAGAACATCGACGGTTACCTGCCGCAGGACATGACGGTCAATCTGCTCAGCGATTCCTTCCTGCGCGCCGTGGAAGCGGTGGTCGGCGGAGCCCCATCGACGCCGACGTCCGGCCGCTGATTCCAACCCGAATCCATGCTGCAAGCGCGGGCACGAGCCCGCGCTTTTTTGTGTCCTCAATGAACCGGTTCAGCCGAGGAGCACGGGCCTGCGGTGGTTGACCCTGCGCGGGATTGAGTCCTCTCTGAATCCTTCACGGTTTCACCGTTCAACCCCCAACCACCTGATCTCACCTTGAAAACTCTGACCAAACAACTCACGGCCACCTTGATCTGTCTGGCCGCTCCGTTCGCAGCTTTGGCGAACCACCACGAAGAAAAAGCCCTGCCGCTGACCAACCAAGTCATCATTGGCAGCATCAGCAGTGCGGCGGACAAAATGGTGCAACTCGCCAACGCCATTCCCGAAGCCAAATACGACTGGATGCCCATGGAAGGCGTGGCCTCGGTCAGTGGTGTGCTCGGTCACGTGGCCGGGGCCAACTACTACATCGGCGGCATGCTCGGTGCGAAAATGCCCGAAGGTGTGAACCCGCAAACCATGAGCGAAGGAGCCGACAAGGCGAAGTTGATCGCCAACTACGAAGCCTCGATTGCGTTTGTGAAGCAGGCCATCGCCGGGGTGTCCCCCGAAGCGATGAAAGAGGAGATCGAGTTCTTCGGCATGAAGGCTCCGCGAGCTCAGCTGGTCATGGTTCTGGCCGATCACTGCCACGAGCACCTCGGCCAAATGATCGCCTACGCGCGGTCCAACGAGGTCACTCCGCCCTGGAGCCGCTGATTTCGCGACCTAGTAGACAGTAACACTGGATTATTCGCGGAGTCAGCGTCGGGACGAGCAACAATCCTTCAAGTTGTCGTAGCGCTGGGTAGGGTGTTCGCTTGCGAATACCGCATCGTGATGGGCGCGGTCGTCCTATACCTATCCGAATTCTTAGGCGTTACACACGACTAGTCTGATTCGCGTCGTGATTTACGCATATATTTACGGCTGACTCACCCGAGTCGGCATCAGTTTGGTCGGCCGTAGGAGCTTGCTCGCGCGCGATGAATGCGGTGTTTGGGAGCCGAGAGGCAGGTGTTATCGCGCGCAAGCGCGCTCCTACGGTTGGGAGGCTTTTTTGCGTAGGTCCCGATAGGCGGCCAGCACCGGCAAATCGGCCGCCGCGAGATCGATCTCGGCGATCTCGGCGAGCGCGACCCAGCGCAGTGCGACGTGCTCATGCGGGTGCGGCTCGGAAGAACCGGCGGTCAGGTGCGCGACCCGAGGATGCAACACGATGGTCACGGCGTCATAACGGTGCTCGCAGGCGGATAGTGCGGCGGTGATTTTGATATCGCAGCCCAATTCTTCCTGAATTTCACGATGCAGGGCGGTGGCGACATCTTCACCAGGTTCGAGTTTCCCGCCGGGGAATTCCCATTGCAGAGCCAGGTGCTTACCCGGCGGACGCTGGGCAATTAGCACGCGGCCGGCCCGCTCAATCAAAGCGCAGCAAACTTGGATGGGCGTGGTCACGCCCCAGTAACAAGGTCCAATTCTCCAAGTAACAAGCAAGATAAGGTTCGGGCGGGTCGGAAGGGAGAAACGCTGCAACTTTCGCCGGCGGTGCGGGGTTCTCGTAGCATGAAGACGCTTTTTGTTACGGTCCTGAAGATTGCCCTCGTCGCCTTCCTGCTCTGGTGGGCGCTGCACCACGCGCCGATTCTGGTGATGCCGATTGTCGGCGTGATCGGGTTGGCGGTCTCACTCGCAGTAGCCTTTGTCCTGGCCTCCGTCGTGGGGTTGAGCGTCGGACTCGTCGTGGTGCTGACGGTGCTGGCGGTGATGCTCTCGATCGCCGCCGCGCTGGCGCCGATCTGGCTGCCCGTGCTCGCGATCGTCGGACTGGTCGCCCTGTGCCGCCCGAAGAATCGCCGGTCAGCGGCCTGAGACGGGTTCGGCTTGTTTCGGGGCGCGGGGGCTGAAGGCGCTGCGGGCGACGGCTCCGGCGTAATTTCTCAGATCATCCAGGAGGATGTAGAAGAGCGGGACGACGAGCAGGGTCAGCACAGTCGAGGCGATGAGGCCGCCGATCATGGCGCGGCCCATGGGCGAGTAGGGCATGCCGATCATTTGCGAGTTGCCGAGCGCCATCGGAATGAGGCCGCACACGGTGGTGCAGGTGGTCATCAGAATCGGGCGCAGGCGATGTTGACCCGCTTTCAGCAGGGCGGCCATGCGCTCGACTCCCTCTTCGCGGAGGCGGTTGGTGAGATCGACAAGCACGATGGCGTTGTTCACTACCACGCCGATCAAGATCACCATGCCGATCATGGCCATCATGCTCATCTTCGTGTTGGTCAGGAACAGCGTCCAATAGACGCCCAAGAATGAAAACGGCACGGCGATGATCACGGCGAGCGGCAGAATGAAGGACTCGAAGAGCACACCCATGAGCAGGAAGACGAAGGTCACCGAGAGGATCATGGCGAACTTCTGTGCCTCGTTGGATTCCTGGAGGCGAATCCAGCGCACTCCCTTGTCCCAACGGTAACCGCGCGGCATCTCGAAGTCGGCCATGACCTCGTCGATGGCGTTGAACACGCGATTGGTGTCGGCCATCGCGGTGCGGGCAGTGACGTTGAGGGTCGTGAGCCGGTTTTGACGGGCGATCTGGCCGAGAGTTTTTTC is from Synoicihabitans lomoniglobus and encodes:
- a CDS encoding SPFH domain-containing protein, whose protein sequence is MKQTLSLVVTGVIVVVLLLASIFIVDIETVQGNEIGVKETWSGGVLTDPLQPKTYVLFPGFTQKVFKYDLSSQVFVMNDQANDTYGEGRRRDSYLVQSSEGQDMRISLNIRWRRDPAHIVDLHKTVRENVEEKILRPELMRVVKDQATTRSALDAYSGAGLVTLQSDISEALMSPEAELRKRGVIVENFVIEHIGLDPSYVEQIKARQVAVQSRLRAIEETKAAEAMAEQAKAEAQAAYERAVVDAQRDKDVGVLEAEKKAQQQVLDAGAAAQRVELAAQADKNRNVLAAQGEQEAALLRAQAIKALGEAEAEATRLKLSAYSAEGSEAFVRIEVAKSMSTAFENIDGYLPQDMTVNLLSDSFLRAVEAVVGGAPSTPTSGR
- a CDS encoding (deoxy)nucleoside triphosphate pyrophosphohydrolase; translated protein: MTTPIQVCCALIERAGRVLIAQRPPGKHLALQWEFPGGKLEPGEDVATALHREIQEELGCDIKITAALSACEHRYDAVTIVLHPRVAHLTAGSSEPHPHEHVALRWVALAEIAEIDLAAADLPVLAAYRDLRKKASQP
- a CDS encoding efflux RND transporter periplasmic adaptor subunit yields the protein MAGAAGLLSDRWHLVAGLRVTLRPDCVVRRQTFRGETWQVISDPYSNRHYRVRPEAWQFLARLNRRRTVDESWREMVDHSPASAPGQREVIEVLTQLHGANLLLADAAPETWSMVDRRQREQRRQARQQWMNFLFLRIPLFDPDFILERLKPIGRLLLSPLGVVLWVVVLSLGGKAVIDHWTEFREQSQGVLAPANLVWLYLVWSMVKVAHEFGHGMMTKRFGGEVRSCGVMLLVFTPVPFVDASAAWAFRARWQRLLVGAGGMIFELFIAAIAAMVWAQSDGEGTVARVAYNVVFLASVSTLLFNANPLLRFDGYYILADWVGVPNLQRQASQQWNRWFERWGLGLDGPSPLARTRAGAAGLGAFGAACAGYRVFVLLVICAFIAGQLFEVGFVFALVGLVLWLGGPLLKFFNYLLSAPRTQRARKRAVGWAIALPVVVLGILSFVPMPHAVRAPGVVTGARVSEVHADVSGRLDALLVASGEYVETGAVLVTLRNPELTDLREELEAVQREVMARRALAWDRMPAVLEPLDQRLRSIEAQLREIDQQLAALAVRAPQSGRWSAPGMEWRVGSHVPRGTLLGRVSSRDDMVFDAVVAQRDVDRLTRSQTQQAELRLRGAADTVIETGPGELRPAESRRLPSAALGWRAGGTVRIDPDDPDGLLAAEPFFRLRVALPADANTELLMRTGVLRVGLDWQPWGVQGWRRLRQFVQERYGR
- a CDS encoding DinB family protein; its protein translation is MKTLTKQLTATLICLAAPFAALANHHEEKALPLTNQVIIGSISSAADKMVQLANAIPEAKYDWMPMEGVASVSGVLGHVAGANYYIGGMLGAKMPEGVNPQTMSEGADKAKLIANYEASIAFVKQAIAGVSPEAMKEEIEFFGMKAPRAQLVMVLADHCHEHLGQMIAYARSNEVTPPWSR